A segment of the Pantoea sp. At-9b genome:
TACATCTCGCTTGCCACTGCGCTTAACTCTGCACAGATTTTTGCGTCTGTCAGGTGAACAGCGTGGAAAATGTGTAGCCGATCATAGATATTGATGCGATTGCGTCGGGAGCTAAGGGAGCACGATGAAAACCTCGGGAACTAATCTGGAACACGCGCGTGCGCATAATCGCCGTGTCATCATCGAAGCCATTCGCCTGCATGGTGAATTGACGCGGGCAGAACTGGCACGGTTGACGGCGTTAACGCCGCAAACGGTATCCAATATCGTGGCGGAACTGGAAGAAGCGGAGCTACTCGCCAGCCGCCAACCGCGCAAGCAGGGACGGGGACAACCGGCGATTCCGGTGACGTTAAACCCCGCCAGCGCCTGGTCGATCGGTATCCACCTTGATCATCAAACGCTGTTAATTGTGCTGGTGGATTTGACCGGTGAAATCCATTTTCGTCGCCTTATTCTGGTGCAAAAGCCCCAACCCGATGCCACTTTAGCGCGCATCGCCGAGGTACTGGCAGAGATCAAAACGCAACTTGGCGCGCGCTGGAATAAGGTGCTGGGGATTGGCGTGGTGATGCCCGGACCTTTCGGGGTAGAGGGGATCTCTTCGGTCGGTCCGACCACCCTGAACGGTTGGGAAAACGTCAATATCGAAACCGAACTGGCCGCGATGAGCGGTTTACCGGTGACGCTGGAAAACGATGCGACGGTGGCGGCGATTGGTGAACGTTTCCATGGTGTGGCGCGTCAGCTTAACTCCTTTATTTATCTCTATATCGGCACCGGGCTGGGAGCGGGTATCTTTACCGACGGCCATATTTATACCGGCCATGCGCACAATGCCGGTGAGGTGGGGCATATTGTTATCGATCCGCAGGGGCGTGAGTGTTACTGCGGCAACAAGGGTTGTCTGGAGCGCTATGTTTCGTTGCAGGCCGCTTATGAATTTTGTGGACTGGACCCGATGAGTGCGCTGCCGGACGATTTGCTCGAAGTGGACCCGGCATTGTTTGATCGCTGGATCGACAGCGTGCTGGCACCACTGCGCCAGGCGATCAATATGCTGGAGTGCGTTTTTGATGCCGAAAGTGTGATTATCGGCGGCATGATGCCTGCCACGCTGCTGGATAAAATCGTCCAGCGTTTGCCACCGCTGTACCAGTCCGTGCGTGGGCGCTATCTCACCGG
Coding sequences within it:
- a CDS encoding ROK family protein, yielding MKTSGTNLEHARAHNRRVIIEAIRLHGELTRAELARLTALTPQTVSNIVAELEEAELLASRQPRKQGRGQPAIPVTLNPASAWSIGIHLDHQTLLIVLVDLTGEIHFRRLILVQKPQPDATLARIAEVLAEIKTQLGARWNKVLGIGVVMPGPFGVEGISSVGPTTLNGWENVNIETELAAMSGLPVTLENDATVAAIGERFHGVARQLNSFIYLYIGTGLGAGIFTDGHIYTGHAHNAGEVGHIVIDPQGRECYCGNKGCLERYVSLQAAYEFCGLDPMSALPDDLLEVDPALFDRWIDSVLAPLRQAINMLECVFDAESVIIGGMMPATLLDKIVQRLPPLYQSVRGRYLTGSRLKTGMTGSDTAALGAAALPIFDEFNPQFQVLMK